The following coding sequences lie in one Kitasatospora azatica KCTC 9699 genomic window:
- a CDS encoding FAD-binding oxidoreductase, with the protein MTIDRRGFLSALGLGGALAVTGTGGVARAATGGTARSVVPVRPAVDARGLRASAWQRLPGVAPEPPDWSALKARLAGRLLLPQDQGYGTARLGYNELNDGQLPAAVARCTSASDVQACLDAARGHGVPIAARSGGHSYLGYSVPNGGLVMDLRPMARVQVLPDGTARVGAGARLIEVYAALAQAGRLLPAGSCPTVGVGGLTLGGGIGVLTRKYGLTCDRLSGRDEVHGGLRQRHHRAVPPGLRGRAAAPGLLRRRLPDPGRSTRRVWRS; encoded by the coding sequence ATGACGATCGATCGGCGGGGGTTTCTGTCGGCCCTGGGTCTCGGCGGCGCGCTGGCGGTGACGGGGACCGGCGGGGTGGCGCGGGCGGCAACCGGTGGGACGGCCCGCAGTGTTGTGCCGGTGCGGCCGGCCGTCGACGCACGGGGGCTGCGGGCCTCGGCCTGGCAGCGGCTACCCGGGGTCGCGCCCGAGCCGCCGGACTGGTCGGCCCTGAAAGCGCGGCTCGCGGGCCGACTGCTGCTGCCGCAGGACCAGGGGTACGGCACCGCCCGACTCGGCTACAACGAGCTGAACGACGGTCAGCTGCCCGCGGCGGTGGCCCGGTGCACCTCGGCGTCTGACGTGCAGGCGTGCCTGGACGCGGCTCGCGGGCACGGCGTGCCGATCGCCGCGCGCAGCGGTGGGCACAGCTATCTCGGGTACAGCGTGCCGAACGGCGGCCTGGTGATGGACCTGCGGCCGATGGCGCGGGTCCAGGTCCTGCCCGACGGGACGGCCCGGGTCGGCGCGGGCGCGCGGCTGATCGAGGTCTATGCGGCACTGGCGCAGGCCGGGCGGCTGCTGCCGGCCGGGTCCTGCCCGACGGTGGGCGTCGGCGGACTGACCCTGGGCGGCGGGATCGGAGTGCTGACCCGCAAGTACGGGCTGACCTGCGACCGGCTATCTGGACGCGATGAAGTACATGGCGGGCTGCGCCAACGACACCATCGCGCAGTGCCACCCGGTCTTCGAGGGCGGGCGGCTGCCCCGGGCCTCCTTCGTCGCCGTCTCCCGGATCCTGGACGGTCGACCCGCAGGGTGTGGCGGAGCTGA
- a CDS encoding BBE domain-containing protein has protein sequence MTGHSGIDLLLDALGGAVAELAPDATAFPHRSALASAQVYASATPADRDTTTAAVDAIRDGLAALGATGGYVNYIDASLPDWGTAYYGDNLARLKDVSRCYDPDQVFAFPQSVALA, from the coding sequence ATGACCGGGCACAGCGGGATCGACCTGCTGCTGGACGCCCTGGGCGGCGCGGTCGCCGAGCTCGCCCCGGACGCGACGGCGTTCCCGCACCGCTCGGCGCTCGCCTCGGCCCAGGTGTACGCGAGCGCCACCCCCGCCGACCGCGACACGACCACGGCCGCGGTGGACGCGATCCGGGACGGGCTCGCGGCACTGGGCGCGACGGGCGGGTACGTCAACTACATCGACGCGAGCTTGCCCGACTGGGGTACCGCCTACTACGGGGACAACCTGGCCCGCCTGAAGGACGTGTCGCGGTGCTACGACCCGGACCAGGTCTTCGCCTTCCCCCAGTCGGTGGCCCTGGCCTGA
- a CDS encoding GNAT family N-acetyltransferase: MTTQVTDNPDRSRFEITDDGELAGFAEYFRPENENEIAFIHTEIDPAFAGRGLAGILARAALDAAREQGADVLPYCPFIRGWLGKHPEYVDLVPQAQRTRFGL; this comes from the coding sequence ATGACGACTCAGGTGACGGACAACCCCGACCGGTCGCGGTTCGAGATCACCGACGACGGGGAACTCGCCGGCTTCGCCGAGTACTTCCGGCCCGAGAACGAGAACGAGATCGCGTTCATCCACACCGAGATCGACCCCGCCTTCGCCGGCCGCGGCCTGGCCGGCATCCTGGCCCGCGCCGCCCTCGACGCCGCCCGGGAGCAGGGCGCGGACGTGCTCCCCTACTGCCCCTTCATCCGCGGCTGGCTGGGCAAGCACCCGGAGTACGTCGACCTGGTGCCGCAGGCCCAGCGCACCCGCTTCGGCCTGTGA